A single genomic interval of Daucus carota subsp. sativus chromosome 1, DH1 v3.0, whole genome shotgun sequence harbors:
- the LOC108203676 gene encoding calcium-transporting ATPase 12, plasma membrane-type, whose product MVSTVILPKDYATLILNISTQTLTKAQKRWRVAFVAIYFSRGMISVARDIVPKKTNFSPISEIISTPSYTVLNIEPNVREENDSVHPDKTENLPGCSSFDTIDKTKLTDMMRNKNLEELRRVGDVEGLTRALQTDPDNGIQGTEEDVIQRRNTFGPNTYQKPPPKGLLFHIVEAFKDTTILILLVCAALSLAFGIREDGLKEGWYEGGSIFVAVFLVIAVSAASNFRQERQFQKLSKISDNIMLDVMRGGRRQKISIFDIVVGDVVFLGIGDQIPADGVFLNGHSLQVDESSMTGESDHVEVDLVQNPFLISGSKVADGHARMLVVSVGTNTAWGQMMSSINHDSNEQTPLQARLDKLTSSIGKVGLVVAFLVLTVMLARYFTGNTEDDDGNQEYHGGKTEVNDIINSVLRIVSTAVTIVVVAIPEGLPLAVTLTLAYSMKRMMADQAMVRKLSACETMGSATVICTDKTGTLTMNQMTVTKFWLGQENMGEDYSDAISPEVAELFHQGVGLNTTGSVYKPVSGNMPEYSGSPTEKAILSWAVLKLGMNMEELKQNSNIIHIETFNSEKKRSGVLARRRADNTIHVHWKGAAEMVLAMCSHYYQSNGVVNLISEYERTQFEKIIEGMAASSLRCIAFAHSKMQEEDMQHKGEGTSNKKLKEDGLTLLGIVGLKDPCRPGAKKAIQTCRSAGVDIKMITGDNVFTAKAIATECGILGPDQQVNSGEVVEGIEFRNYTSEERMEKVENIRVMARSSPFDKLLMVQCLKQKGHVVAVTGDGTNDAPALKEADIGLSMGIQGTEVAKESSDIVILDDDFASVATVLRWGRCVYNNIQKFIQFQLTVNVAALVINFVASVSAGEVPLTTVQLLWVNLIMDTLGALALATERPTNELMHNPPVGRTEPLITNIMWRNLLAQAIYQITILLTLQFKGKSIFNVNETVKNTLIFNTFVLCQVFNEFNARKLEKKNVFAGILKNHLFLGIIAITIILQIVMVEFLKKFADTEKLNWGQWGACIAIAALSWPIGYFVKFIPVAKRPFLSYLRR is encoded by the coding sequence ATGGTGAGCACAGTCATTTTACCCAAAGATTATGCCACTCTTATACTTAACATAAGCACCCAAACCCTCACCAAAGCACAAAAAAGATGGCGAGTTGCATTTGTAGCCATCTATTTCTCCAGGGGCATGATCTCTGTAGCCAGAGATATTGTCCCGAAGAAAACAAACTTTTCTCCCATTTCAGAAATTATATCCACCCCTTCGTATACTGTTCTCAACATTGAACCCAATGTCCGAGAAGAGAATGATAGTGTGCATCCTGATAAAACAGAAAATCTGCCTGGATGTTCTAGCTTTGACACCATTGACAAAACAAAACTTACGGATATGATGAGGAACAAAAATTTGGAAGAGCTCCGCAGAGTAGGGGATGTTGAGGGCTTAACCAGGGCTCTTCAAACTGATCCTGACAATGGCATCCAGGGCACTGAAGAAGATGTTATCCAAAGACGCAACACATTCGGTCCAAATACTTACCAGAAGCCACCACCGAAAGGGCTACTTTTTCATATCGTAGAGGCTTTCAAAGACACCACTATTCTCATCTTGCTGGTCTGTGCTGCTCTCTCTCTAGCCTTTGGCATCAGAGAAGATGGTTTGAAGGAAGGTTGGTATGAGGGAGGTAGTATATTTGTAGCAGTCTTTTTAGTAATTGCTGTATCAGCTGCTAGTAACTTCAGACAAGAGAGACAATTCCAAAAATTGTCAAAAATAAGTGATAATATTATGCTAGATGTTATGAGAGGCGGAAGGAGGCAAAAGATATCCATCTTTGACATCGTAGTCGGGGATGTCGTGTTCCTGGGAATCGGAGATCAAATACCTGCAGATGGAGTGTTCTTGAATGGACATTCTCTACAAGTGGACGAGTCAAGCATGACAGGAGAGAGCGACCATGTAGAAGTGGACCTTGTGCAAAACCCGTTCCTGATTTCAGGTTCAAAAGTAGCAGATGGCCATGCTCGAATGCTAGTTGTATCAGTTGGGACGAATACTGCTTGGGGCCAAATGATGAGCTCAATAAACCATGATTCCAATGAACAGACACCATTACAAGCTCGACTTGACAAATTGACTTCATCAATTGGGAAAGTCGGCCTTGTAGTCGCTTTTCTAGTACTTACAGTTATGTTGGCTCGCTACTTTACCGGAAATACAGAAGACGATGACGGGAATCAGGAGTACCATGGTGGCAAAACAGAAGtaaatgatataattaattCAGTACTACGTATTGTATCTACTGCAGTCACTATAGTAGTGGTTGCAATTCCTGAAGGGCTTCCATTGGCTGTAACGCTCACCCTAGCATACTCCATGAAGAGAATGATGGCTGATCAGGCAATGGTCAGGAAGCTATCAGCTTGTGAAACCATGGGGTCGGCCACAGTTATTTGCACCGACAAAACAGGCACATTGACAATGAACCAAATGACGGTAACAAAGTTTTGGCTTGGACAAGAAAACATGGGAGAAGATTATTCTGATGCAATTTCACCAGAAGTTGCTGAGTTGTTTCACCAAGGAGTTGGTTTGAACACCACAGGCAGCGTCTACAAACCAGTCTCAGGAAATATGCCAGAGTATTCTGGTAGTCCAACTGAAAAGGCGATCCTCTCTTGGGCTGTCCTGAAATTGGGAATGAATATGGAAGAACTGAAGCAAAACtctaatattattcatattgAAACATTTAACTCGGAGAAGAAACGAAGTGGTGTTTTGGCCAGAAGGAGAGCTGATAACACCATCCATGTACATTGGAAAGGAGCAGCTGAGATGGTCCTAGCAATGTGTTCCCATTATTATCAGAGCAATGGAGTGGTAAACTTGATAAGTGAATATGAAAGAACACAGTTCGAGAAGATCATCGAAGGAATGGCAGCAAGCAGTCTTCGTTGCATTGCTTTTGCTCATAGTAAAATGCAGGAAGAAGATATGCAACATAAAGGCGAAGGGACAAGCAACAAAAAGCTAAAAGAAGATGGGCTAACCTTGCTAGGAATTGTTGGTCTAAAGGATCCTTGCAGACCAGGAGCAAAAAAAGCCATTCAAACATGCAGATCTGCTGGGGTTGATATTAAAATGATCACTGGAGACAATGTTTTCACAGCAAAGGCTATTGCTACAGAATGCGGAATACTTGGACCTGACCAACAAGTTAATAGTGGGGAAGTGGTAGAAGGGATCGAGTTCCGGAATTACACATCTGAAGAAAGAATGGAGAAGGTTGAGAATATTCGTGTCATGGCAAGGTCGTCTCCATTCGACAAGCTGCTGATGGTACAGTGCTTGAAACAAAAAGGCCATGTGGTTGCTGTCACAGGAGATGGAACAAATGATGCACCAGCCTTGAAAGAAGCTGATATTGGACTTTCCATGGGAATTCAAGGCACGGAGGTAGCCAAAGAAAGCTCAGACATCGTTATACTGGATGATGATTTCGCCTCTGTGGCCACAGTTTTGAGATGGGGGCGATGTGTATACAACAATATCCAGAAATTTATCCAATTTCAGCTCACTGTTAATGTTGCAGCTCTTGTCATCAACTTCGTTGCATCAGTTTCAGCTGGTGAAGTTCCTCTAACAACAGTCCAACTATTGTGGGTCAACCTCATTATGGACACACTAGGTGCTTTAGCACTTGCTACAGAGCGGCCTACAAATGAGCTTATGCATAATCCACCGGTGGGTCGAACTGAACCCCTCATTACAAATATCATGTGGAGAAACCTGTTAGCACAAGCAATATACCAGATAACAATCCTCCTAACTTTGCAATTCAAGGGTAAGTCAATCTTTAATGTGAATGAGACGGTCAAGAATACTCTAATCTTTAACACTTTTGTCCTTTGCCAAGTCTTCAATGAATTCAATGCAAGGAAATTGGAGAAGAAGAATGTGTTTGCAGGTATACTTAAAAACCATTTGTTTCTAGGGATCATTGCAATAACAATCATTCTTCAGATTGTAATGGTAGAGTTCCTAAAGAAATTTGCGGACACAGAAAAATTGAATTGGGGGCAATGGGGTGCTTGTATTGCCATTGCGGCTTTATCTTGGCCAATTGGTTACTTCGTAAAGTTCATACCTGTAGCAAAAAGACCATTTCTCAGCTATCTTAGAAGATGA